The DNA window CGCGCTGGCGGAACTGGCGCGGGAGCGCTGGCGCTGCGCCACCGGCGAGGTGCTGGAGCCCTGCCCGCCTCCTGATCACGACCCCTGGCCCGACTGCCCGCTGCGCGACTGCTCCCACCCGGTGCTGACCGACGCGGTGGTCGGCGTGTCGCGCACCGTGCCGGAGACGGACGACAGCCCGGCGATCCGCGAGAGCGAGGCGCTGACCTTCGCCGCCATCGCCGCGGCGGAGCGGACCATCTATCTGGAAAACCAGTATTTCGCCTCCGCCCGCGTCGCCGGCGCGCTGGCCCGCCGGCTGGCCGAGCCCAACGGGCCGGAGGTGGTGGTTGTGGTGTCGATGGAAAGCCCGAGCTGGTTCGACCGCATGGCGATGGACACGCCGCGGTCGGTCGCCCTGCGCTGCCTGCGCGAGGCAGACCGCTTCGGCCGCCTGCGCGCCATGACCCCGGTGACCGAGCAGGGGGCGCCGGTGATCGTCCATTCCAAGGTGGTGGCGGTGGACGGCCGGCTGCTGCGCATCGGCTCCTCCAACCTGAACAACCGCTCGATGGGCTACGACAGCGAATGCGACCTGACCATCGAGGCGCCGGAGGAGGACGGTCCCGAGCGCGACCGGGCGGCGGACGCCATCGCCGGCGTGCGCAACCGCCTGCTGGCCGAGCATATGGGCATCGACCAGGACCGGCTGGAGGCCGAGCTGCGGGAGACGGGAAGCCTGATCGCCGCCATCGACCGCCTGTGCCGGCAGTCCGGCCGCCGTCTGGTCGACCTTCCCACCACCGATCCCAGCCTGACCGAACAGGCCTTCGCCGCCCTGCGCATCGCCGATCCCGACGATCCGGAGGAAGCCTGGGCGCCGTGGAAGCGCCTGCCGGCACCGCCGCGCTCCGCCTTGCGCGTGGCCGCCGCGGCGTTGCTGACCGTGGGTCTGGCGGCGGGTGCGTGGGGAGTGTTGCGGGCGGTGCGGAAGGAGGAGCACGGTCGGTAGGGCATTTCATCCTAAAGCCAAGGCCCCCTCCCCCGCTGCGCGCGGAGAAGGGGGCCTTGTGCGAGGCGGTAAGGAGGGGCCGCGGCGCCCCCTTTAGCGGGTCTGCGCCACCGTGCCGTCGTCGGAAATGATGATCTCGACGCGGCGGTTCTGCTGGCGGCCGGCATCGTTGCTGTTGGAGGCGACGGGCTGCGCCTCGCCCATGCCCTGGGTGACGATGCGCGACGGCGACACGCCACGCGCCGACAGGGCGTCGCGGACGGCCTGGGCGCGGGCTTCCGACAGGCGCAGGTTGGTGGTGTCGCTGCCGGTGTTGTCGGTGTGGCCCTCGATCCGCACGGTGCGTGCCGGATGCGCCTGCAGGAACTGGGCGAGCCGGTCCATGCGCTCATAGGCGCCGGGGGTCAGTTCCGCCCGGCCGGTGGAGAACAGGATGTCGCCGAGCGTCATGACGAGGCCACGCTCGGTGCGCTGGGCCTGCAGGTCGCGCAGCTGCTGCTCCAGCTCGGTGTTGCGGGCCTGGAGGCGGTAGGTGTCGGCATTGGCGACCACGGTCTGCGCACCCTTCACCCCGGCCGTCTCCTGCGCGATCTGCACGCGGCGGCTGACGAGATAGGCCTGATGATCGACCTCGGAGGCGTCGGCGCCCTGCTCCCGCAGCGCCTCGGCCCGGCGCAGCGCCTGCTCGGCGTCGCGCAGCTGCAGCGGGGCGTTGCCGGCGATCTGCGGGTTGGCGGCGGCGAGGCTGTAGTCCTGGCGCGCCTGGGTCAGGGCGGCGCTGTCGGTCGGCTGGGTGGCGCAGCCGGCAAGGCCGAGCCCGAGGCCGGCCAGCACCAGAAGGGTGCGGGGGGCGAAGCCGTTCATTGACGCACCTCCGGATGGTTGTAGCCCCAGCTGTTGCCGGTGCTGGTCCCGAGCGAACCTGCGGGCGCCGGCGGGACGGCGGACGGCGCGGGGTGGCTGGAACCGCTCATGCCCGAAGCGCCATGGCTCGAGCCGCTATAGACCGGTGCGGCATTGGGCGCAGTCGCCGACTGCGGCGTGTTCGGGGTGGCGGAACGGCGGACTGCGGTGGCAGCCTGCTGGGTCACCGCGCGCTGCGAGGTCACCGTCGCCAGTTCGGCATCGACGCGGGCCTCCTCGGCCAGACGGCGGGCGCGGGTGCGTTCGTCGGCGCGCATCGCCATGTCGGCGGCGGCCAGCTTGTCGCGGGCGCTCTGCAGGGCGACCGGCGCATATTGCAGGGCGTTGGCGCGCTCGGCCTCCTGCACCGCCTGGGAGGCGGCGCCGAGCTGTGCGGTGGGCGGCGGTATGTCGGAGGCGCAGGCGGCCATGCCGAGCGCCGCCGACAGGACGGCGGCGGCACGCCACCGGTTGGTCGTTGCGGAATTGCGGGTCATCGCATTGGGTCCTTTCGGAAGCGGCTCATGCCGGAAATCCTGGCCGACGCTGCTGGCCGTAAGGCCATGTCCGTTCGGGTGGTTCGTGCCTCCAACGTGCAAGCGGGCATGAAGGTTCCGTGGCGGTTCAACGGTAAATCAGCCGCCGCGCGGCATCCCGGCCTGTGCCGCACGGCGGCTGTCGCGGCGGTGGCGGACCAGCCGCAGCACATAGGCGCCGATCAGGGCGACGAACAGCAACAGCGTCGCCGGCACCATCAGGTCGGCGATCCAGGGGAAACCCACCCGCACCAGATAGCCGGTGCAGGCCAGCACCAGCGACCACAGCGTCGCCCCCGCCGCGGCATAGAGCAGGAACACCCCCATCGGCAGCCCGCAGGCCCCGGCGGGGACGGAAATCAGGGTGCGCAGGCCCGGCAGGGGCTGGCACAGCAGGACGGCGAGGCCGCCGCGCCGGGCGAACCATCCGGTGGCGCGGTGGACCTGTTCCGGCTTCACCGTCAGCCAATGGCCGTGACGGCCGAGGAAGGCCTCGAACCGCTCGCGTCCCATCCAGTGCGCCGGCGCATACCACACCAGTTCCCCCACCGCGGAGCCGAGCCCGGCGGCCAGCGCCACCAGCAGCAGGTTGAACTCCCCCGTCGCCGCGCCCATGCCGGCCAGCGGGATCACCGTCTCCGCCGGGATCGGCGGCAGCGCGCGGGCCAGGATCAGCATCAGGAAGATGCCGAGATAGCCGAACTGCTGCACGATCTGGATGATCCACTCGGTCATTCGCTCGATGGGTTTGGCGGTGAAATGGGAAGTATCGATACTGTGAACCGCGCGACCGGCGTGGGCGTTCCCCCTTCTTGACCAGCCCCCTCTTGACCCGCCCCTCTTGACCCGAGTCAAGGCGCGGCTCGTTCATCCACGGTTTAGTGTCTCCATCATGACCGCATCCCTCGCCCTCGCCGCCGCCCTGCTGTTCCTCAGCCATGCCCTGCCGTCCTGGCCGGGGGTGCGGCCCGCCCTGATCGCCCGGCTTGGCCGCGGCGGTTTCGTGACGATCCATTCCGTCGGCTCGCTGCTGACGCTGACCCTGTTCGTGCTGGCCTATCGCGCCGCCGATGGCGGGGAGGTGCTGTTCACGCCCTTCGACTGGGCGGCGCCGCTGGTCGCGGTGGTGATGCCGGTGGTCTTCCTGTTGCTGGTCGCCCGTGTCACCACCCGCTTCGGCAGCCAGAGCGAGCCCAACCCGCCCCGCGGCATCTTTCGCCTGACCCGCGCGCCGGGCAGCCTGGCGCTGCTGCTGTGGGCATGTGCGCATCTGAACGCCACCGGCGACGGGCGCCGCGCGCTGCTGTTCGGCACCATGGCGGCCATAGCGCTGTTCGCACTGGTCAAGAACGAGATCGTCCTGGGCCGCAGCCCGGCCGGCCGCGCCTTCCGGGCGGAGACCTCGCTGCTGCCGCTGGCCGGACCCCAGGGGGTGCGCGGCGCGCTGACGGGACTGGCGGAAATGGGGCCGGCGCGATTGGCCGGGGGGCTGGCCGCTTATGGGGGCATGCTGTTGCTGCACCCCTGGCTCTTCGGGGTGGATCCCCTCTACTGGATAGGTTGAGCGCGACGGTGGACTGGCGCATCTGTTGAGACGGGACTGGAGTACCGCGCCTCACCGCCACTGTGCCAGGAAGCCCCCGCATGAAAATCCGCGAGATCATGACCCGCGACGTGCAGACGGTCCGGCCCGACGACAGCATCCGCCGGGCCGCGCAATTGATGGACCAGTTGAACGTCGGCATCCTGCCCGTCTGCGAAGGGCGGGATTTGGTCGGCGTGGTGACCGACCGCGACATCACCGTCCGCGCCATCTCGGCCGGAAAGCTGCCCGACCGCTGCAAGGTGGCGGAGGTGATGACCGCGAATCCCCGCTATTGCTACGAGGACGACCCGGTCGGCAGCGTCACCGAACTGATGGCCGGCCAGCAGATCCGGCGCGTGCCGGTGGTCGACCGCAACGACCGGCTGACGGGCATCGTCTCGCTGGGCGATTTGGCAACCGAAGCCAAGAACGACCGCGCCGTGCAGGGCGCTCTGGAGCGGATCTCCTCCCCCTCCCAGCCGGACCGCAGCTGACCGGCCCGCAACCCATCGAAGTGGAACCGACCATCATGGAACACACACTGGGTCCGGACGACCCGCGGGTCCGCGAACGCGCCCATCGGCTTTGGGAAGACGAGGGGCGGCCCGAAAACCGCCATCTCGACCACTGGGCGCAGGCCGCCCGCGAGATCGAGGAGGAGGACCGCCGCAACTCGGGCGGTCCCCGCGTCAACAGCCCGGACGCCGGGCTTGCCGTCCCCGACGACCCCGCCGCCCGCAACCAGCGGGAAGCGGCGGAGCATCTGGGGCAGTCCACGGTACCGTCCGACCGGTAGGCCGGGCGGCGGAAGCGGTCACTCGACTTTGAGGCTGACCGCTTCCATGCCCTTTTCGGTCTGGCGGACGGTCATGCGCACGCGCTGTCCGTCATCCAGGCCGCGCAGCCCGGCACTCTCCAGCGCGCGGGCCGGGATGAACACGTCGCGCCCGCCGCCGTCGGGCTGCGCGAAGCCATAGCCCTTGCCGCCGTTGAACCACTTCACGGTGGCGCCCATCTCGCTGGTCGGGCCGCTGGCCTGCTGCGGCCGACCGGGACCGCGATCCTGGAACCCGCGGCCCTGGCCACGATCCTGGAAGCCGCCGCGGTCGCCGCCCCGATCCCCGAAATTGCGGTCACGCGGACCGCCGGCATCGCGGCGCGCGCCGAACCCGCGATCCCCACCCCGATCACCAAAGCCGCGGTCACCGCCCCGATCCCCACCCCGATCGCCGAAGCTGCGCTCGCCGAAGCCGCGGTCGCGACCCTGCGGACGGGCCGGGGCGGCGGCGGTGGAAAGGTCGACGGAATGCAGGACGCTGACCTGCTGGCCCTTGCGATCCTCGACGATGTCGACGACGACGGTGGCGCCGTCCGGCAGGGTGGTATGGCCGGCGGGCACGACGAGCGAGGCCGGCAGCAAGGCGTCCTTGCCGCTGTCCCCGACCTTGACGAAGCCATAGCCGCGTTCGGGGTTGAACCATTTCACGGTGGCCGTCACCTGGGTGGCGACGACGTTGGGCTGACGATAGACGTGGCTGCGGGGCGGCTGATTGTACATGGGAAACCCGAACTCCGGCGAACAGAAGCGGCGCCCGCACCGGTCCCGACATGGACCGGCGGACGCCAACCCCTGACACATCGCCCGTCCCGGCGGCTTTGGCAAGTCGGGACCGCTCCGAATAGGCCGGACAGGCTGTAAAATCTCACGGCCGGGGCCTCAGCCCATCGGCCGTCAGCCCATCAGGCGATCCATCAGACGGTCGGGCACCGGCGGCGGTTCGCGCGGCGGCACCGGGATGGGGGCCGGCGGCTCCCCCAGCGGCGGGCGGGACGGATCGCCCGGCACCGGCTCGTCGGGACCGACCGGGGGAATGGACGGCTCGCGCGGCGGAGACGGCGGAAAAGGACCAAGGCTGAACTTCATGCTCGGTGTCCTGCAGCGGTGAAAGGGCAGCGGTGATTGGAAGGAGCGCGGCGGGTCAGCCGCCCTGCCCGCCGGGCGCCGTCTGCGACAGGCGGCGGGCATCGTTCAGGCTTTGCATGCAGCGGGCCTCGTCGCCGTCGCGGGCGGCGCTGCGGGCCGCCGTGACCAGGGCCTCCAGTTGAGCATTCCTGGCCGCCTGCCCCATCAGCCCGTTGGCCCCGCCGGAGCCGCCGGGTCCGCTGTCCGGCATCGCGCGGGAGTTGGCCTGCGGAGCGACGGAGGGGGCGGTCGGCATGTTGCTGCCGATTGCCGGAGGTTCGATCACCGCCTGGTCGCCGACGGCGGGCGGCGCCACCATGCCGCCGGATTGGGCAAGTTCCTCGCTGCTGGTGCCCGCTCCGGAACCGGAGCCCAGCTCGTCGCGCGGGGTCGAGCCGGACAGGCCGGGTGCCGGGCCGTCGGGGACGGCGACCGGCGGCGGTTCGGTCGACAGGCCGCGGTTTGCCGCGAACTGCTCCACCATCGCGGCGCATTCGGTTTGCGTCCCGGTCTGTGCGGCGGCCGGCTGGACGGCCAGTAGCCCGGCCGCCACCGCAAGCGCGAGGGGGGCGATGGCGCCAAGCCTCGTGAAATCTGTCCGCATCGGTCGCATCCTCCTCGGTTGGCTGTGCCACGGACGGCGTAGGTCAACCGACTCAACGGCGTGCGGCCGGGCCAAGTTCCGATGGCCAAACTCGGATGGCCGGGCGGAAGAGGGATCCGGCCATGCAGCTTGCTCATTTCGCGGGCAGTCGCCGGGTGCTGTAGAGTGCCGGCCTCCACCCTCAACCAACGGTTCACAAGCCCATCATGATCGCCAATATGGCTGCGCTCGGCGCGGCGCTGTGCTGGGCCGCGGGCGGCCTGATCGCCATCGGGCCGGTGCGGGTGCTCGGCTCCATCGCGTTCAACCGCGTGCGCCTGACCATCGTCGCCGCGGTCCTGCTCGTCGCCACCACGCTGCTGGGCGGCTGGGAGACGCTGGACACCGGCGCGGTCCTGACGCTGGCCCTGTCGGGGGCCGCCGGCATCGTGATGGGCGACATGGCGCTGTTCTGGTCGCTCAGCCGGCTGGGGCCGCGGCGCAACGTGGTGATCTACGCCGCCAACGCGCCGCTGACGGCCCTGCTCGGCTACACCCTGCTGGGCGAGGCGTTGGGGACGTGGACGACGCTGGGGATCGTGCTGGTGACGCTGGGGGTGATGCTGGCGGTGGCCCTGCGGTCCGGCTCCACCCACAATTGGGAAGCGGTGCAGGGCAGCCTGCTGGCCGGCGTCGGCGTCTGTCTGGTGGCGGCGGTGGCGCAGGCGGTGGGATCGGTGATCGCCAAGCCGGTGATGGCGGCCGGTGCCGATCCGGTCGCGTCGGCCACCGTGCGGGTGACGACGGCGGCGCTGATGTTCACCGCCATCGGCGCCCTGTCGGCGCTGCGGGGCGGCGATGCCGCGGCGGCCGGCGGCGGCCTGTTCCTGCCGCGGGGCCTGACGCCGAAGCTGGCCCTGCAGGTCGCCGGCAACGGGCTTCTGGGCGTCGGTCTGGGGATGACGCTTCTGCTGGTCGGGCTGGCCCACGGCAATGCCGGGGTGGTCGCCACCCTGTCGGCCCTGAGCCCGGTGCTGATCCTGCCGATGATGTGGCTGATGACCGGCCAACGCCCGTCGCTGGGCGCCTGGGCCGGCGCCGCGGTCGCCGTGGCCGGCGTCGCCCTGATCGTCAACCGATAGACGCGGGCCTCAGCGCACCTGCTCCACCGCGACACCCAGGGTGGGAAGCGCCGCCTGGAGCGCCGCGGAGGCGCGGTTGACGGAGTCGCGCAACTGCACCTTGAGGGCCGGCACGTCGGGGCGGTCCTGTTCGCAGGCATGCTGCAGCTTGCGGGCCAGCCGCGACAGTTCCAGCAGGCCGACATTGCCGGCCAGCGACACCATGGCATGGGCGTCGGCGGCGGCGTCCTTCATGGTCTCCGCCTTGCCGATGCGGTCGGCGCGCAGGGCCAGTTCCGCGAGCGTGCCGGTGACGAAGCGGGGAAGCACGTCGGAGCCCAGCGTATCCGCCAGCGTGTCCAGCGTGGCGCGGTTCAGCACCGGCGCGCTGTCGGAGACCGGAGCGACCCCGGCCAGCACGGCCGCCTCCTCCGCATCGCCGCCGGGCCGGGCAGTATCCGCCGCAGCCCCCGCCGCAGCCTTCGCGTCTGCATCCGCCTTGGCCTCCAGCCAGCGGTCGACCGCCGACAGCAGGGTGTCGCGCTCGATCGGTTTGGTCACATGGTCGTTCATGCCGACATCCAGGCAAAGCTGCAGCTGATCGGTCAGCGCGTTGGCGGTCAGCGCGATGATGGGCACGCTACCCCGCCGTCCGCCCAGCTGACGAATCGCCGCGGTCGCCTGCAGGCCGTCCATCCGGGGCATCTGCATGTCCATCAGGACCAGATCGAACTCGCCGCCGCGCACCGCCTCCACCGCCAGAATGCCGTCCTCCGCCACCTCCACCGTGTGGCCGGCCTTGCAGAGGATGGAGGAAGTGACGATCTGGTTCATCGGCACGTCCTCGGCCAGCAGGATGCGGGCGCTGCGCCTGGCCATCCCCTCCGCCCGCTGCTCCGCCGTGTGGCTGGGGGCCGCCTCCACCGGCAGCGGCAGCTCGAACCAGAAGGTGCTGCCGACGCCCGGGCTGCTCTGTACGCCGATCCGGCCGCCCATCAGTTCCGACAGCTGTTTGGAGATGATCAGCCCCAACCCGGTGCCGCCGAATCGCCGCGTGGTGGAACGGTCGCCCTGGCTGAAGCGCTGGAACAGGTTCGTCAGATCGGCCGCCGGGATGCCCGGTCCGGTGTCGCTGACGGAGAAGCGGACCAGGGCCGGAGCCTCCTCGCCACCGCCGCCCGCCTCCCCCGACAGCAGGCCGACGGAAACCAGCACCGATCCGCGTTCGGTGAACTTCACGGCATTGCCGACCAGATTCAGCAGGATC is part of the Azospirillum lipoferum 4B genome and encodes:
- a CDS encoding CBS domain-containing protein — encoded protein: MKIREIMTRDVQTVRPDDSIRRAAQLMDQLNVGILPVCEGRDLVGVVTDRDITVRAISAGKLPDRCKVAEVMTANPRYCYEDDPVGSVTELMAGQQIRRVPVVDRNDRLTGIVSLGDLATEAKNDRAVQGALERISSPSQPDRS
- a CDS encoding cold-shock protein, with amino-acid sequence MYNQPPRSHVYRQPNVVATQVTATVKWFNPERGYGFVKVGDSGKDALLPASLVVPAGHTTLPDGATVVVDIVEDRKGQQVSVLHSVDLSTAAAPARPQGRDRGFGERSFGDRGGDRGGDRGFGDRGGDRGFGARRDAGGPRDRNFGDRGGDRGGFQDRGQGRGFQDRGPGRPQQASGPTSEMGATVKWFNGGKGYGFAQPDGGGRDVFIPARALESAGLRGLDDGQRVRMTVRQTEKGMEAVSLKVE
- a CDS encoding solute carrier family 35 transporter translates to MIANMAALGAALCWAAGGLIAIGPVRVLGSIAFNRVRLTIVAAVLLVATTLLGGWETLDTGAVLTLALSGAAGIVMGDMALFWSLSRLGPRRNVVIYAANAPLTALLGYTLLGEALGTWTTLGIVLVTLGVMLAVALRSGSTHNWEAVQGSLLAGVGVCLVAAVAQAVGSVIAKPVMAAGADPVASATVRVTTAALMFTAIGALSALRGGDAAAAGGGLFLPRGLTPKLALQVAGNGLLGVGLGMTLLLVGLAHGNAGVVATLSALSPVLILPMMWLMTGQRPSLGAWAGAAVAVAGVALIVNR
- a CDS encoding OmpA family protein, translated to MNGFAPRTLLVLAGLGLGLAGCATQPTDSAALTQARQDYSLAAANPQIAGNAPLQLRDAEQALRRAEALREQGADASEVDHQAYLVSRRVQIAQETAGVKGAQTVVANADTYRLQARNTELEQQLRDLQAQRTERGLVMTLGDILFSTGRAELTPGAYERMDRLAQFLQAHPARTVRIEGHTDNTGSDTTNLRLSEARAQAVRDALSARGVSPSRIVTQGMGEAQPVASNSNDAGRQQNRRVEIIISDDGTVAQTR
- a CDS encoding DedA family protein, which gives rise to MTEWIIQIVQQFGYLGIFLMLILARALPPIPAETVIPLAGMGAATGEFNLLLVALAAGLGSAVGELVWYAPAHWMGRERFEAFLGRHGHWLTVKPEQVHRATGWFARRGGLAVLLCQPLPGLRTLISVPAGACGLPMGVFLLYAAAGATLWSLVLACTGYLVRVGFPWIADLMVPATLLLFVALIGAYVLRLVRHRRDSRRAAQAGMPRGG
- a CDS encoding phospholipase D-like domain-containing protein, whose translation is MKLNPSAPPIHSPQPAAGPVLRPGVTCWRTERAGRVAVLVDGADYFVAARAAMEKARHSILLVGWDVDPRMRLDPHSPETLGRFLARLMRSRPGLHVRALKWDMPFPIALDHPHEPLERWNRNTGRRLNARLDGELPVGAAQHQKILAVDDALAFCGGIDFSFDRWDTSEHRDDDPRRRGPDGEPYGPRHDVMMMVDGDAARALAELARERWRCATGEVLEPCPPPDHDPWPDCPLRDCSHPVLTDAVVGVSRTVPETDDSPAIRESEALTFAAIAAAERTIYLENQYFASARVAGALARRLAEPNGPEVVVVVSMESPSWFDRMAMDTPRSVALRCLREADRFGRLRAMTPVTEQGAPVIVHSKVVAVDGRLLRIGSSNLNNRSMGYDSECDLTIEAPEEDGPERDRAADAIAGVRNRLLAEHMGIDQDRLEAELRETGSLIAAIDRLCRQSGRRLVDLPTTDPSLTEQAFAALRIADPDDPEEAWAPWKRLPAPPRSALRVAAAALLTVGLAAGAWGVLRAVRKEEHGR
- a CDS encoding DUF4398 domain-containing protein; the encoded protein is MTRNSATTNRWRAAAVLSAALGMAACASDIPPPTAQLGAASQAVQEAERANALQYAPVALQSARDKLAAADMAMRADERTRARRLAEEARVDAELATVTSQRAVTQQAATAVRRSATPNTPQSATAPNAAPVYSGSSHGASGMSGSSHPAPSAVPPAPAGSLGTSTGNSWGYNHPEVRQ
- a CDS encoding DUF2934 domain-containing protein, which codes for MEHTLGPDDPRVRERAHRLWEDEGRPENRHLDHWAQAAREIEEEDRRNSGGPRVNSPDAGLAVPDDPAARNQREAAEHLGQSTVPSDR
- a CDS encoding NnrU family protein, coding for MTASLALAAALLFLSHALPSWPGVRPALIARLGRGGFVTIHSVGSLLTLTLFVLAYRAADGGEVLFTPFDWAAPLVAVVMPVVFLLLVARVTTRFGSQSEPNPPRGIFRLTRAPGSLALLLWACAHLNATGDGRRALLFGTMAAIALFALVKNEIVLGRSPAGRAFRAETSLLPLAGPQGVRGALTGLAEMGPARLAGGLAAYGGMLLLHPWLFGVDPLYWIG